A genomic segment from Xyrauchen texanus isolate HMW12.3.18 chromosome 21, RBS_HiC_50CHRs, whole genome shotgun sequence encodes:
- the LOC127661561 gene encoding lysyl oxidase homolog 1-like encodes MLPIFFVTWWVGAFLGIVGGQSQSQQQSQTEDSNPWRQRIQWENNGRVYSLLNSGAEYVPAQAHERDRNHRVFLADAPNHRSQGGNVRRQAPSRGISETLRGQARHPFGFGQVPDNWRQGTAGASETSRFQSSPSTRFRVSSGSSSSSSSSSSSLNVPSYPQFPLPQQPPYGSPYDSGLDRAYEPPFRGIGFSSGTSGGFTGGGYGGGAYSTGSFGGGSYTGVGPAPDERYRHFPPHSQPYPALPAQPEQPQIADGLDHRYTQSLYNEDNRDAGNAAVPVSNGAPTSMGSAAYQPAVQSPQYEQFPPFGRPQPQPPFMQPPPRNPLVSNNAESTSINVGSVYRPQQRGLPDLVPDPNYVQASTYIQRAHMYSLRCAAEEKCLASSAYNDDTTDYNVRVLLRFPQRVKNQGMADFMPNRPRHTWEWHSCHQHYHSMDEFSHYDLLEVSTGRKVAEGHKASFCLEDTTCDFGHLKRYACTSHTQGLSPGCYDTYNADIDCQWIDITDVQPGNYILKLQVNPKYLVLESDFTNNVVRCNIHYTGRFVKTTNCKISQS; translated from the exons ATGCTGCCAATTTTCTTCGTGACATGGTGGGTTGGGGCGTTCCTTGGAATCGTAGGAGGTCAGTCCCAATCTCAGCAACAGTCCCAGACTGAGGACTCAAACCCCTGGAGACAGAGGATTCAGTGGGAGAATAATGGACGTGTATACAGTCTTCTCAACAGTGGGGCAGAATATGTCCCTGCTCAGGCTCATGAACGAGACAGGAACCACAGAGTTTTTCTAGCTGATGCTCCCAACCATAGATCACAGGGTGGGAATGTTCGCAGGCAAGCACCTTCTAGAGGAATCTCCGAGACTTTGAGAGGTCAAGCCAGACATCCTTTTGGATTCGGGCAGGTGCCGGACAACTGGCGTCAAGGTACAGCAGGGGCAAGTGAAACAAGTCGCTTCCAGTCATCTCCCAGCACTCGCTTTAGAGTGTCCTCTGGctcatcctcctcctcatcatcctcTTCTTCATCCTTAAACGTTCCATCTTATCCACAGTTCCCATTACCTCAACAGCCTCCTTATGGTTCTCCCTATGACTCAGGTTTGGACAGGGCGTATGAACCACCCTTCCGTGGAATAGGGTTTTCTTCAGGCACTAGTGGTGGCTTCACTGGAGGAGGGTATGGAGGGGGTGCATACTCTACTGGCAGTTTTGGAGGAGGAAGCTATACAGGAGTGGGTCCAGCACCTGACGAGAGGTATCGCCACTTTCCCCCTCACAGTCAGCCATACCCAGCTCTTCCTGCCCAACCTGAACAGCCACAAATCGCAGATGGATTGGACCACAGATACACACAAAGTCTGTACAATGAGGACAATCGAGATGCTGGTAATGCTGCAGTACCTGTCTCTAATGGTGCACCGACCAGTATGGGGTCAGCAGCATACCAGCCTGCAGTACAAAGTCCTCAGTACGAGCAGTTCCCACCCTTCGGAAGGCCCCAGCCACAGCCTCCATTCATGCAACCACCTCCACGGAACCCTCTCGTCTCCAACAATGCAGAGAGCACCAGCATCAATGTCGGGAGTGTTTATCGTCCGCAGCAAAGAG GTTTACCTGACCTGGTTCCTGACCCAAACTATGTGCAAGCTTCTACATACATTCAAAGAGCCCACATGTACTCCTTGCGCTGTGCTGCAGAGGAGAAATGTTTGGCCAG CTCGGCCTACAATGATGATACAACAGACTATAATGTCAGGGTTCTTCTGCGGTTCCCTCAAAGAGTGAAGAACCAAGGGATGGCTGATTTCATGCCCAACCGACCTCGACACACCTGGGAGTGGCACAGCTGTCACCA ACATTACCACAGTATGGATGAGTTCAGTCACTATGACCTGCTAGAGGTGAGCACTGGCCGTAAGGTGGCAGAGGGACACAAGGCGAGCTTCTGTCTGGAGGACACCACCTGTGACTTTGGTCACCTGAAACGTTACGCTTGTACTTCACATACCCAG GGTCTCAGCCCAGGTTGCTATGACACATACAATGCAGATATTGATTGTCAATGGATTGACATCACTGATGTTCAGCCAGGAAACTATATACTGAAG ctccagGTTAACCCTAAGTACTTGGTGCTGGAATCTGACTTCACCAACAATGTAGTAAGGTGCAATATCCACTACACAGGGCGCTTTGTCAAAACAACAAATTGCAAAATCTCCCA GTCATGA